A window of Rhizobium sp. CC-YZS058 genomic DNA:
ACGGGAACGGTCATCCTGTGGTTCCGAAAGGACCTGCGGACCGATGACAATCGTGCGCTCGCCGCCGCGGTCGCTTCCGGGCGCGCCGTCCTCCCTCTTTACATCCTCGAGCCTGGCGAATCCGGCCCCTTGGGCGAGGCACAGGCCTGGTGGCTGCATCATTCCCTCGCCGCCCTCAGCGACGACCTGAAACGCCTTGGCGCGCCGCTGATCCTGCGCCGTGGCGAGGCGATCGACATCGTGCCGAGATTGGTCGAACGAACCGGTGCGTCCGCCGTCTACTGGAACCGCCGCTACGACCCGGCGGGCGCAGAGATTGATACGGCGCTGGAGGCTGCGCTTCGCGAGAAGAGCATCGAAACGGAAAGCTTTGCCGGCGCACTTCTCCACGAACCTACCAAGGTCCGCACCAAGACGGGCGGGCCCTACCGCGTCTACACCCCGTTCTGGCGGGCGCTCGAAGCTGCGGGCGAGCCGGAGGAGCCGATCGAGGCGCCGCGATCGATCACCGCCCCAAAACATCTGCCGAAGTCCGATGCGCTCGAGGCTCTCGCTCTGCTGCCGCGGCTTGACTGGGCCAACGCCTTTTCCGACCTCTGGACGCCGGGCGAAAAGGCCGCTCAAGCCCGGTTGAGACATTTCCTCGACGATCTCATCGGTGGCTACACGGCAGCGCGCGAGAACACCTGGGAGGACGGCACCTCCCGCCTCTCGCCCCATCTGGCATTGGGCGAACTCTCGCCTCGCCGCGTCTTTCACGCCACCCGCGGCCTCAAGCACGCGCCCGAGCGCGAGGTCGTCACCTTCCGCAAGGAGCTGGTCTGGCGCGAGTTCGCCTACCACCTTCTGGTCCACAATCCGGACATGCGGTGGGAGAATCTCAACCGAAAATATGACCGGCTCGGCTGGCAGGATCACTCCGGAGACTTTACCGCCTGGACGAAGGGCCTCACCGGCTATCCGATCGTCGATGCCGGAATGCGCCAGCTCTGGCGGCACGGGATCATGCACAATCGCGTGCGGATGATCACCGGCTCCTTCCTCGTCAAGGACCTGTTGATCGACTGGCGGCGCGGCGAGGCCTGGTTTCGCGATACATTGGTGGATGCGGACCCGGCCAGCAATGCCATGAATTGGCAGTGGGTGGCGGGCTGCGGCGCCGATGCCGCCCCCTTCTTCCGGGTCTTCAATCCGACCACGCAGGGCGAGAAGTTCGACCCGCAGGGCCGCTATGTGCGCGAGCACGTGCCGGAACTGGCCCGCCTCCCCGACAAATACATCCACCGGCCTGCCGAGGCACCGGCATCGGTGCTGAAGGAAGCCGGCATCACGCTCGGTAAAACCTATCCCTCGCCGATCGTCGATCATTCCAAGGCCCGCGATCGTGCGCTGGCCGCTTATCGCACTCTCAAGGACGCCGCATGACACTGTCTCCGCCCCTCGCCTTTTCGAGCAACGGCCCTTCGGCGGACACGGGACGACGACTGTCGATCGCGGTGATCGGGTCGGGCGTCTCGGGCACCTCGGCTGCCTGGGCGCTGGCCCCGGTCCATGACGTAACCCTTTACGAGAAGGACCACCGGCCGGGCGGCCATACGGCGACCGTGGACATCGACTATGACGGAACGCCGATTTCGGTCGACACCGGGTTCATCGTCTACAATGAGGCGAACTACCCCAACCTCACCGCGCTTTTTGCCGAGCTCGGGGTCGTCACCCATCCCAGCAGCATGAGCTTTTCCCTCTCGCTCGATGAAGGCGCGCTCGAATGGCGGGGAGGACCCTTCTCTGGCCTCTTCGCGCAGAAGCGCAATATGCTGCGCCCCTCCTTCCTGTTGATGCTGCGCGAAATCCTGCGCTTCAACCGCACCTGCCTGGCAGACCGGAGCGCCGGCGTGCTCGGAGATCGCTCGATCGGGGATTATCTGAACTGGCGCGGCTTCTCGCCCGGCTTTACCAACAACTACCTGATCCCCATGGCAGCCGCCATCTGGTCGGCGCCGGCCGCCCGCATGCTGGATTTCCCCGCCGAGCGCTTCGTGCAGTTCTTCGACAATCATCGCCTGATCTATGCCAAGCCACACCCCTGGCGGACGGTGGCGGGCGGCAGCCGTGTCTATCTCGACAAGTTGTTGGCGCGGCTCGGCGACCGGCTGAAGCTCAATGCGCCCGTTCGCGGTATTCGTCGCGAAGGCGGACGCGTCGCGGTCACGGAGGCGGATGGCACCCTGCGCCTGTTCGACAAGGTCATCCTCGCCAGCCACAGCGACCAGTCGCTGGCGCTGCTGCAGGATGCTACGGGCGAGGAACGGGACCTGCTGTCCGCCGTTCCCTACCAGCCGAACCGCGTCATTCTCCACCGCGATCCGGCGCTGATGCCGAAGCGGGAGAAGGCCTGGGCCTCGTGGAACTATCTGCGCTCGACCAAGCCCGGCGCGGACCAGAGCGTTGCCGTCACCTACTGGATGAACAGTCTCCAGGCGATCGACCCGGCGTGCCCGCTGTTCGTCACGCTGAACCCGGATCGCGAGCCGGCGGCCGACAAGGTCTTTGCCGAGTTTTCCTACAATCATCCGCAGTTCGATGCGCGGTCTGTGGAGGCGCAGCGGCGGCTTGGCGGGATCCAGGGCGATCGCAACACCTTCTTTGCCGGCGCCTGGACCGGCTACGGCTTCCATGAAGACGGTCTCGCATCCGGTCTTGCGGCAGCGGAACTGTTGGGGGGAATTATCCCCTGGCGGCGCCCGCCTGCCCTTCCCTTCGCGGAAGCGGCGGAATAGGACACGCTTATGGCGTCGCAGGATCGGGCAGAAGAGGGGAGAACGAGCGCCGCGGCGGCGCTTTACCGCGGGCATGTCATGCATCAGCGGATGAAGCCGCTCGGGCACCGGTTCCGCTACTCGGTCTTCTCGCTGCGGCTCGATCTCGACCGCCTCGCCGAAGCCGACCGTCAAAGCCGGCTCTTTTCGGTCGATCGCTTCAATCTCCTCTCCTTCCACCAGGCCGATCACAGCGATCGGCCGGGCGTGCCGCTGCGGCGCTATGTCGAGTCGCTTCTCGAAGGTCTGGAGCTGGAGATCGCAGCAAGGCGCATCGTGCTCGTCGCCTATCCCCGCATCCTCGGCTGGGTGTTCAACCCGATCGCGCTCTACTACGTTTATGACAAGCACGATCGGCTGGCGGCGATGATCTACGAGGTGCGCAACACCTTCGGCGAGCGACACACCTATGTCTGCCCGCTCGAAGCAGGCGAGCAGTCTGCGGCTGGCATCCGGCAGAGCTGCGACAAGATCTTTCACGTCTCCCCCTTCATGCCGATGGCGATGCGCTACCACTTCCGCATCAGCGAGCCGGGGTCGCAGATCCGCTGGCGAATCCTGGAGACGGATGCGGAAGGCCCGATGCTGGCGGCGACCTTTTCCGGCAGCCTCCTGCCGCTGACGAGCGGGAGCATCCTCGGTTCCGTCGCGCGCATTCCGAACCTGACGATCAAGATCCTGGCCGGAATCCACTGGGAAGCGCTGAAACTCTGGGTCAAGGGCGCCCGTTATATCCCGAGACCGGCTCCGCCCGGCCGCAGCAGCCTCTGGCGACAGGGGCGTCGCCAGGATCACGAGGCTTGCGAGGCGGCGGAATAAGGTTATTTTGTG
This region includes:
- a CDS encoding deoxyribodipyrimidine photo-lyase; the protein is MAKAQRAETGTVILWFRKDLRTDDNRALAAAVASGRAVLPLYILEPGESGPLGEAQAWWLHHSLAALSDDLKRLGAPLILRRGEAIDIVPRLVERTGASAVYWNRRYDPAGAEIDTALEAALREKSIETESFAGALLHEPTKVRTKTGGPYRVYTPFWRALEAAGEPEEPIEAPRSITAPKHLPKSDALEALALLPRLDWANAFSDLWTPGEKAAQARLRHFLDDLIGGYTAARENTWEDGTSRLSPHLALGELSPRRVFHATRGLKHAPEREVVTFRKELVWREFAYHLLVHNPDMRWENLNRKYDRLGWQDHSGDFTAWTKGLTGYPIVDAGMRQLWRHGIMHNRVRMITGSFLVKDLLIDWRRGEAWFRDTLVDADPASNAMNWQWVAGCGADAAPFFRVFNPTTQGEKFDPQGRYVREHVPELARLPDKYIHRPAEAPASVLKEAGITLGKTYPSPIVDHSKARDRALAAYRTLKDAA
- a CDS encoding NAD(P)/FAD-dependent oxidoreductase; this translates as MTLSPPLAFSSNGPSADTGRRLSIAVIGSGVSGTSAAWALAPVHDVTLYEKDHRPGGHTATVDIDYDGTPISVDTGFIVYNEANYPNLTALFAELGVVTHPSSMSFSLSLDEGALEWRGGPFSGLFAQKRNMLRPSFLLMLREILRFNRTCLADRSAGVLGDRSIGDYLNWRGFSPGFTNNYLIPMAAAIWSAPAARMLDFPAERFVQFFDNHRLIYAKPHPWRTVAGGSRVYLDKLLARLGDRLKLNAPVRGIRREGGRVAVTEADGTLRLFDKVILASHSDQSLALLQDATGEERDLLSAVPYQPNRVILHRDPALMPKREKAWASWNYLRSTKPGADQSVAVTYWMNSLQAIDPACPLFVTLNPDREPAADKVFAEFSYNHPQFDARSVEAQRRLGGIQGDRNTFFAGAWTGYGFHEDGLASGLAAAELLGGIIPWRRPPALPFAEAAE
- a CDS encoding DUF1365 domain-containing protein, giving the protein MASQDRAEEGRTSAAAALYRGHVMHQRMKPLGHRFRYSVFSLRLDLDRLAEADRQSRLFSVDRFNLLSFHQADHSDRPGVPLRRYVESLLEGLELEIAARRIVLVAYPRILGWVFNPIALYYVYDKHDRLAAMIYEVRNTFGERHTYVCPLEAGEQSAAGIRQSCDKIFHVSPFMPMAMRYHFRISEPGSQIRWRILETDAEGPMLAATFSGSLLPLTSGSILGSVARIPNLTIKILAGIHWEALKLWVKGARYIPRPAPPGRSSLWRQGRRQDHEACEAAE